The genomic window GACTAACGGGGCCCACAGATGGAGCAAGCTCAGGTGAGGGCCTTGCTCCCCACAGCCCCATGGGCCCCTCGCGCTAGAGCTGTCTACACAGCCCGCTCCTGCGGGGCCGTGGTTCCCCTGCCCGACACCCCTGGGCGCTCGGCATGCCTGGGAGGTACAGACCGGGGGCCGCTTGTGAAAGCCACCGCGGCGGCCCCAGCCAAAGCGGGCCATTGCTCATTTCTGCCTCGGAGGATGCGAGCGTGCCCGGAGAAGCCCGGCCTCCAGCCCACCTCTCCTGGGAGCGCCAGGCCTCCTCCGAGACGCCCCCGCATGTCTCAGGACCAGGCCAGCCCTTCTCCAGTGGGcctgcacccaccccccccacaaccccccagCCTCGCACCCACCCTGCTCTCCTCCCGTCTCTTCTCCACACCAGCCACGTGCACAGTCAGGTGGAAGCTGGTCAGACCACAGTCCAGCTGCACTCAGGGTGGAGGGCTGGCCTCAGCAGGCACGGCCCAGGAGCCTTGGAGCCCAGCGGTTCCAACCTGCTATGTGCAAGGCCTCCTTTCGGTCACCAACTTAAAAAGTGCTTAAGAGACACCACAGTGCACGTTAATCCGTGCCAGCAGAATGGCAGGCCACGATCCAGAAGGCACAGGGGATGAGACCTAATGAGGCCTCTTCTTAACTCTATTGTACGTCTGGATCCAAGAGCCTGGTCCCCCACACTGGACCATCTCCGTCCACAGTCGCGACGGGAAGACGTGTGTGGAGCCCACGGCTTCCCCCCTTCCTGgacgacccccacccccacctccgggGCTGTGTGGCCTCTGTTTAACTTGCAGCTCTGAGGGGAGGCAAGCCCCGCTCCACAGTGTCAGCCAAGCCCCGGGGTGTCAATGCCCCCACGGTGGTGGCTCTTGAGCGGTCGGGTGATGTCCCTGAACACAGAGCTGGGGGGAGCATGTGCCCAGTGGCCCCTGCATCTCCCTACCTCACGTTTCTCCTCCGCGGGCCCTGGATGGCTGACACTGGGGTCTATTCACGTCGGAACCCTCAGCACTGACCAGACCCGACACAGacgttcagtaaatgtttgtgggACGAAAAGCGGACGGATGGACAGAGGGATGGATGGGAGCGCGGGTAGACAAACAGGCCTGAGTAACGAAACGAGGTTTGGCCGTCAGAATAAATACGGAAACTCACCCAGAGCTGATACCAGAAGAGGTTTGGGTTAGACGTTTCCGGTGACGCGCCGGGAACTCCCAAGCCACGGCCTCGGGCGAACTAACGGTTCGCTTCTCCCCAACACAGGAACATAGCCAAGGTGGTGAGTCAGGTCCACGCGTTCCAGGAGAACCCCTACACGTTTGCCCCCGACCACAAGCTGCAGTCCTACCTCAAGCAAAGAATCGCCCGCTTTAGCGGGGCCGACATCTCCACATTGGCGGCCGACAACAGGGCCTCCTTCCACCAGATCACCAGCGAGAAGCACTCCCGCAAGATCCAGGACAAGTTACGGAGAATGAAAGCCACGTTCCAGTAACGGGACGGTGGATGTGATGAGAATGCCAAATCGGGGACAGGACTGGGGCAGAAAAGAGCTGCCCGCTTGCCGTCCAGGCCCAGGAAGTCCGTGCAGCCCAGCGTCTGCTGCCCCGGACGGGGGACCCCCAGTGCAGGAGCCAGGGCCCAGCCGGGGCGTCGGGGTGCATGCCCGGGGGGCTCTGGGGGGGTGGAGGCTCGAGGGCCTTGCCGAGAGGGAGAGGATGGGGGCTCTGGTGGAGGTTGGGGTATTGCTGCTagtttaaaactatattttaaaattaacacaaaaatagaataagTAAACTCCCCAGGAGCCACATACCCATTTATACTTCTTAGAGATAAACCGCTCTCTGCCAACTCTCCAGGGATCCCGCCCCCCCAAAACCCCACAGCCACCCACCCTGACTCAGAGCATTGTTTTCTTGAGTCCGGCTTATGTCTGCCCAGCAACCAAGGACCAAACTGACCTCTGACCCCCATGCCAACCATAGGCTCCAGGGGTGTCCGAAACCTTCCCCTGGGGCCCTGAGGCTTCCTTCCCAGTGGCCCAAGCCCCAGCCTGGGCCCACACTCCTACCCTCaggcctcctcccaccccacaaaacccccctccccacccccagacctccCCCATACCTCACACCTACCCCTGTCTCCCAACCTCCCGCTGCCCACCCCAGGCCTACTACCCCCGCAAataccccctccccaaccccagaccATCCCccaaactcctcctcctcctcacccccagaCCTCCCCCCACACGCAACatccccctcccttccacccagaCCTCCCCCAGATCTCCTCCCACATCCCAGACTTCCCCCCCCAACACCTCACACCTATACCCATCTTCCACCCagacctccctctccccacctcctgacCGCCCaaattctccctccccacccccagacctccCCCCACACCCAAATTCCCCCTTCCTACCCCCAgacctcccccacaccccccttcCTACCCCCAGACCTCCCACACACCCCCCTTCCCCTGACCACCTCCTTCCAGACCTCCCCTTTAGGGGCCCAGCTCAGCTCACCCCCATTCCTGCCAAGTGGGGGTGCCTGAGTTTTGCAGCCCTTGCCCCAGCAGGCAGCCCCGCCTCTGGTTGCTGGTGAGGGAGCACCTCACGGCTCCACACCGGCAGCCCCCCAAGTGCCCGCGGCCcctgcccaacccccaccccttAGGACAGTTCCTGGTGAGGCCCTCGAGGCTCTGCTTCCTAGCAAAGCACACAGGATTCAAACAGCAGCTCCAAAGCCGACTCAAGGCCTCCGGGGCCCTGagagcctcccccagccccatctgGGGGCCTCAGGCCTGTGGCCCAGGTCCATCTGCCGCCAGCATGCGCTGCACACGCCTACGCCCGGGCTCTCACAGCTTGCCTTCGCTAGCGCTCCGTCAGAACCGCGGGGGAGGTGACGTTTGCCGCCTGGATGGAACCAAGCTCTTGCCCGAGGCTTGGATTCCAAACAGCTGGTGTTGAGCATTTGCTCAGCGGCCAGAAGACCCCCTCGGCCAGGTGTACAGGGACCAGGAAGGTGCGGTCACGGCCCCCACACGGGGAGATCAGGCCCCCTGGCACCGTCCCAGGCGCCACCGATCTTAGGTTGCACATCGTTGCAAGACCCAAGGCTGTTCTCTAGAGTCTCAGAATTGGAGATTCTTTAGAACAGCCAGCTGTTAGTATTTCTGGGGAAACAGTTACTTGTGATAAAATACAGAGTTTGTAATGTCAAGATGTGTTTCCCACACAAATTCATTTGCGACACGTAGGTCCTGCTTAAACGGAATATAAGAGGAACTTGGCACTCCCCGCCACGCAAGTTCGGGTTTTTTTCGGCCTTTGTATGAGGATTATGTTCTACCAAACAACACTTACATTTTCAGATTTTGAATTTAACAAAGGTGGTGTCACAGAGCCTGAAACTGCGGGTCTGGCGCAAATAAACATTCCAACCGTAACAGTTTATTCACGGGGAAGTGACTGGGCTTTCAGCTTAAGCACGATCGTCTGCATGTCGCCCAAATGTCACTGGTACAGATTTCTAAATAAAGTCATTTCTACCAAGATGGCTTCTGTACGGCTTGTCTCCAGACGGACACTCGCACCGGGAGTCACGTGGGCTCCTCCGTGGCCGGACGAAGACAACTTCAGGGGTGCTCGCGAAGGCACCAGGGGACGAGAAGTACCGGCCACAGCCAGTATGTCCTTGGGTGGCACGGAGAAGGGCCAGATCTGCCAACTCGTTTAATTCCGGCCCCACCAGAGCGGAATCCCAGAACTGCTGGGCCCGTGAGCGCGCCGTCTCTCCGTTGCCATAGGAGGCGTTTGCCTGCAAACCACTCAAATTAGGTGAGCCACCAAAGCTCGTTCTGCCACGGACTGGGCGTCCCCAGCCGGTTCCCACCCGAAGGCTGCCGGCCTCACCCTGAGCCTGAGGGCAGGACGGCCGGGTCCTCCCTCACCAGGGCAAGACAGGGATGTTCCTTGAGGCTTGCTTGCCGCGGGGAAGGGTCCTGCCAGACACCGcgaaaggaggggcaggagacCAGGGGTTCGAAGAATTTGGGGACAAACATGGTTGTTTTCTGTGGAAAAGCCACCCGGGGAGTCCCTGTAATAAAGGGTAAAGTCCCCCGCCTGGCAAGAGCGTCCTGTTAGAGTCACGTTACCGTGCACGGTGGCTGCACGGGTGGGTCCCAGTGTCCCAGTCGCGGGTGGGTGGGTGGTTTGGGTCCTCACCCACCTTAAAATCACTAAACCCTGGTCTCTCTTCCCCCCTGAGACAGGAGGACCGGGATCTCCTTCCACTGCACTGGGTCTAATCAAATCAGCAGGTTTTCCTTTAGGACAATTGACAACCAGTGACCCCTTAGGCCCCCAAGCAAGCCATGCTTCCCAGGTCCCCACCCTGGGCAGTCCACTCCTATGCCGATGAAGGCTGGCCCGGTGTATCCGTGCTCTGGGGAAAGGCCCCACCACGGGCAACGTTTGAGTACCCCGAGACCACCATGCTGGAGCAGGCCCAAGGCAGCAGTCCTGAGAGGACGGAGCGGAGACGGGAGAGACGTCCGGCCAGCGGGCCCCAGAGCCGCCCGGGCACCAGCACATGCCGCTTAGAGGCCTGTGGGGCCCCAAACAGCCAGGCCAGGGCCCCGGAAACGGTGCCACACCCGCCCGCCCCAGTCCCAAGGGAACGCCCAGCAGCCCACCCGAACCCTCGTCCTAGCTCTGACCACGGAATCAGCGGCATAACCAAACAGGGCCAGCGCCGGCCACTGCTCAGAGTCAACGGTTATGCCGTGGCGCATGACGCAGCTCCTTGTTGCGTGCTGAGGGGCAGACGGCTCCCCGCGCCGAGGTGGTCGTCTGCTCTGTGAAAGAGGACCCCGTCAGCTGGCCCGCCCACCGGCATTAGCCCCCAGACGGGTGGTTTGGGGTTGTTTGCCGTGGCTCCTACTGCTGTCTGAAGCTTGCTCTAAAGGCAGCAGGGATTCGCACGGGCACACTGTGCCTGGAGCTGCCCGGGTGTCTTCAGCTGCCTCCCACCCCTTTGGGGGGCTGACCTAAGTctccctggaaaacagtgtttaGAAAGGAAACCGCGAGGCCAAAGACCATATTAGGCCTGCACCCCAGTCGATGGACTGACTTCTCCCGGGGAACTCGGCTCAGCAATCCTAAAGCTACTTCCCTTGCACAGTAGGGTTGATCCATAAATACGTAAGCTGTAGATAAGGGAGCCGGGGCCTCCCGCTGTCAGAGAAAGAAGTTGCAGCAAAGCCAGTGGGGAGGCCAGGTGTGGACACGTGGGCGGGTGCACATACACATGCTTCCTAACTCACCCTCCACGgggccagcacacagcccagtcaCAGCCCCACTGATGCGCTGGGTGGATGGGCCACCCTGTGCACTGTGGGGTGTTTCCCAGCACCTCTGGTCTCTACCCCCTACCTGCCGCCAGCAGCCCCCAAGTTGTGACAGCCAACATCTCCAGACATCAACAAATATaccctgggtgggtgggggggggactacTCCCCACCGAGACCCAGTGGCTGGGAAGCAGTGACACCCCAGTAGCAACAGGCACACCCGTCTCCAGATCTTGGATTCCAGATACCACTCTCCCCAAAAGAAGGAACCACAGGTTTTTGGAGAAATGGCAAATTGCTTGATTCTAGGGCTGGAGTGGGGAAAGCACAAGATCATCAGAAGTCTCTGGCAGCGGCACAAAGCAGAGAagtactgggggtggggggcatgtcAGAAGGACACAGGacgagagggaaagaggaagagagctgGGGCGATCCGGGCGCCTCCAGCCGATGGCATGGGACGGCACCCCGTCATGCAGGACGGCACGAGTCCCCTGATAAGGAAGAATTACAGGAGAGCCCCAAACAACACGTGGCCACCCCCCTCAAAGGGCAGCCCGCTCACCCCCACGCGAGGGGTGCACTTGGTGACCGGACGGTGGAGAGGTGGCGGGCACCCCGGCAACGTCTGTCTTCTTCCCAAACGCCCACAAGCCCGGGCTCATCATGAGAAGGCATCTGACAAACCCAAGGTGAAGGACACCCACAAAGCACCGAGCAGCCTCCTCAAAGTGTCCAGAACATGGACAACAAGAGTGGGAAACTGCCAGGgtccagaggggagagaggaggcgaGACGACCGCACGCCGTGCGGTGCCCTGGACCGGGTCCTGGGACAGAACAGGCTCGTTTCTGGGAAACCTGTTAAGACCCAAGTCAAgtctgtggctcagtcaatggtgTCCTGCCAACGTGAATTCCTCAGCTTTGACAAAGGTGCTGTGGTCCCACGAGATGCTCctctggaggggggggggggggagggcacagggTCTCCAGTCCCTTCTGTGCCACCAATTACCCCAAACGAAAAAGTTGTAAAAACGACTATAGCTAgtatatggaaatacaattgatttttgtttattgttgtacTCAATGaccttgctaaactcatttaCTAATTCTAATAATGTGGTTGCAGATCATTTTGTATTTCCTACTTTTACAATCATATCACCTGAAAATAATgatggttttacttcttcatttccaattttgTAAACCTTactcctttttcttgccttattgctctGGCTACACTTCCAGAATGATGTTGAATAGAACCAGCGATGCTggggcatccttgtcttcttcctagTTGCAGGAGGAAATGCTCAATACTCTCTATTAACCTGATGTTAAGGGCAGTTATTAGAATAAAGCAGTTTTTTcctgtgaagtgtgtgtgtgtgtgtgtgtgagagagagagagagagagagagagagagagagagagacggaacgAATTATGACACCAATTCTGAGCTTCTGAGCTCTGGTCATAACTCAGCAGATCCTGCCCTGAGCTGGCTGCACGCAGCGGCGACCACACCTCGGTGCTCACACCAGAACCAcggcaggtgggggcggggcccaaACACCAGCGCCTCGGCGAACTACTGGCGGAGACGCGCCTGAGGCAAAAGGGAGGGGCGCGGGGGCGCCTTTGGGAGCTGGAATGTTCCACGGCTAGGTCTGCGCAGCGGTGAAAGGGCACGGCACATGCGTAAAAACGAATCGGACCTTGCGCGTCTCGGGCAAGCTGCCGTATCCGTTTTTTCGTCAACTCCAGAGTTTAAAAAGTAGAGCCGCTGTGGTTTGTCGGGCTGTTCCTAGCCAGGGCCCGGGCCGGCCCAAGTTGAAGTCGGCtggctgggtgggggcggggcggggcggggcggggcgcgcgggggcGGACGGCGTAGACCCGCTACGGCTCTCGCTCGGGCTCCGGCTCCCGCTCCTTCTCCGGCGAGCGTGCACCCTCTGATCCCGTGCAGGCGGCCTCTCTCGGGCCGCGGCCCCGACCCCACGCGCCCCGCCGGCCCCGGGATGCTGCTCCGGCCgcggcggccgccgccgcccgcgccccccgcgccgGCGTCGCCGGCCAGCCCCGACCCCGAGCCGCGGCCGGCCGGGGGCGCCCCGGGGACACCGCCCCGGCGGCCCGCCTCGCCCGGCGCGCTGGCAGCGCCCGCGTCCCCCGCGTCCCTCGGGCTCCCCGGGTCGCCCGTGTCCCCGGGCTCGGCGCAGCGCACGCCCTGGAGCGCCCGCGAGACGGAGCTGCTGCTGGGCACGCTGCTGCAGCCGACCGTGTGGCGCGCGCTGCTGCTCGACCGCCGCCAGGCGCTGCCCACCTACCGCCGCGTGTCGGCCGCGCTGGCCCGCCAGCAGGTGCGGCGCACGCCCGCGCAGTGCCGCCGCCGCTACAAGTTCCTCAAGGACAAGCTCCGCGACGCCCAGGGCCAGCCGTCCGGGCCATTCGATGCGCAGATCCGCGAGCTCATGGGGCTGCTGGGCGACAACGGGcaccgccgcggccgccgccgttCCCCGGGGCCCGGGCGCCCCCCGCGCGGCCGCCGGGCGGCCGCCGCCGCACACCTCTCGTCCGCGGGACCGGGtaagcgggggcgggggcgggtgggggagccGGGGCGgcagcaggggcccctgggcgtAAGAGCCGCGGCCGGCGAGCCCCCGGAGCCCGGCCCGACGCCCCCTCCGCGTTCCAGACGTTCCGCCGCCGCCCGCCACCCGCGACCCCGACGCAGACCCTGCCTGGACGCTGAGGTTCAGCCCGACGCCGCCCAAGTCTGCAGACGCACCGCGCGCTCCCGGCTCCCCGACGGCGTTCTCCACGGTTGCCGCCGCGCCCGGCCGCCCCGAGGACCACGCGCCTTTCCGCGCCGCGGCAtccccgccgccgccggcccTAGACCCCGCCCGGGAGGACCCCGACTCTCCGTCCGGCCGCCCCGAAAACCACGCGCCCCCGCAGTCCGCGCCCCCGTCGCTGAACGCCGCCCTTCTGCagaccctggggcacctgggcgacaTCGTGGCCATCTTGGGTCCTCTGCGCGACCAGCTGCTGACCCTGAACCAGCACGTGGAGCAGCTGCGCGGCTCCTTCGACCAGACCGTGTCCCTGGCCGTCGGCTTCATCTTAGGCAGCGCCGCCGCCGAGCGAGGCGTCCTGGCCGACCCGCGAGATTGAGGCCTGGCTGCCCCGATCCTTTCTGTACGATCACGTTCCCTCCGCCCTGACCCCATCCTGCGGCCCTCCCCTACTCCAAGTCTAGGTATGTTCaataaaaagattgtttttttccGATATAATTCTGTGAACGCGTGCACGTCTTGTGTTAGATAGGAGTGGTCCCTACTAATACGGCCTGCAGAGATCAGGCGGAGGTTAAGATGTCTCcctgtggggtggtggggggggggggtggagggcctGGGCTGCCTGTGCCTTGGGGCCTGCTGGGATGCTGACTAGGACCTCCCCTAGGAGGCAAGGGCACATCGAATGGGAAGTTGGGGTCCTTGTAACACTGGCTCTCCCCGGAGCCTCCCAGACCCTGCCAGCCAGAACTTTGCACCAGCCCAGCCTTGGTGGGTGAGCATTTTCTGCCCTCCCTGGGAGCCCAACTGAGCGGGACCAGGGGGGAGATTGGACCCCCAGGGAAAATAGCAGTGACCGCACTCTGCCTGAGCCACTGGGGGTGGGCATTAGAGGGTCTCCTCCACTGTAGGCACGCTCCCCCAGCCTGACCAGAGCTGCCGGTGGGGTGTGCTCAGAGCCCCACCCCGACCCCAGTCAGGCCTAAACCTTCCGGCTGGGTTCTGGAAAGCAGGACTCCTTAGAGGCAGCTGGGAACAGGACAGCCAACGCATACCAGGAGAGGGGCTCCTTTTTTCCCCAGGGAAGTGACTGCTCTGGGTAGCCCAGGCTCTGAGACTTTGGCCGAGGACCACATCCTGCAGATTTGAGAGGACTTGACCAAAACCGCCCTGGGAGCATTTTCCAAATAGTAACTGAGCCCCACCCTCTTTCGGTGGATCCAACGAATGAGAACTGGGTGGGCCGGGAGGtgctcctgccctggggagaTAAGGAAGTAGCCCGAGGCAACTGGCCAGCATAACAATACAGTTCCACCAAGTAGGGGTTCTTTTCAGGGACAAGTGATTGCCCCGAGGCCACAAAGCTAAATAGGTGTTCTTGCTGGCCCTGTGTTCCAAGGTTCCAGCAGTACctggggcttggggtgggggtggggggtaaagcccctcccccaagccctttTCAGGAATCCTTGGAGAAGAGACCCCAGTTGGACCCTTGGCCTGCAGAGATGCCCAAATGGGAGCAGGAGTGGTCTCCCAGACCCCAGAAGCTGAGCCCACCCGTGGGCTGTACATTTATGGCAGATCCTGGGGGCTCTGTGAGACCAAAACCGTAGAAGTGACTCAAAGCGTCACCTCACTTAAGACACACTTTCTTCTGCTTCACGATGCTGTCTATGCTATGATCCCTGAGAGTGTCTAGGCTGCCAAAAACCTGCTATGGGGTGATTCCAGCTTGCAgacctaccccccccaccccacaggccaCCTCCCGCCGGAAGGTCAGAACCACAGGCTGGGACAAATATGTCAGcctcccggggtgggggtgaTGCCCGGGGACCCTCTGCCCTGGAGGAAGGCTATTTTGTGGCTGAAAGAAATCTGTGGAGGTCATCGAGTTTGAGAGGCTTGAAGGCACCTCGGAAAACCCATCTGCCTTACTGCCCACCTTACAAATGGGGTGCATCCCATGGCCTCCTCAGGCCCCTCGTGCTGGAGTAAGGAACCTGAACGTTCCTTCTCTGCCCATCTTCCGTGTCTTCCAGCCTGGGGAGAGGAGTTTGGGCTGTTCATGTTTCCTGGGCTCAACCCAGCTGCTTGGCCGGGTTCTCTGTTCCTTAAACCTGCTGTTGTGGATGCCCCAAAGATTCCCAAATCCGttctcgctgtccctccccttcGTCCAGGGCTATATTGTGGGTCAGTGAGGTGAGGCGTGTCCGCACCCTGTTCTGTGATGTGCGTGTCTTATGCTTGGTTCTGGGCACGTGGGACAGACACGCCACAGTGGCAATGCTTTCACTGGCCATTAGCAATCCTTCCCTGGGCCTGACCACGAGCACAGGGCAGTGTCTCCAGCAGGGTCTCCTAGGACTACTCCTCAGATTAGTGCCCTCTCCCTAGGGGCCCCTGGAGAGCAGATTCAtacccttcatttcttttttaattttaatttttttgttgttgttgttattgagagagagagagagagagaacatgagcaggggaggggcagagagagagcgagagagagaatcccacgcaggctccgtgctcaagctcaccccatgcggggctcaaacccacgaaatcgtgacctgagccgaagccggatgctcaaccgcctgagccaatGAGGTGCCCCTCTGTTTTTAGTCtgttgaggaatctccatactgttgtccacaTGGCTGCACTGTCTCACATTCCCGCCAACCgtgtacaagggttccagtttctctgcatcctcgctgacgcagagattttttttatagtagccaCCTGAGGGGCTGTGCAGTGTGCACCTTCAATGACCATTCTTACAGCGCGCATTCTGGCAGGTGCCAGAGTGCCTGTCGTGCCCAACTGCCTCCTTGCCTGGGCGACCCACCCGTCTAGTGTGGAGCTCCCCCGTCGTGCCGTTCTGTTCTGTGCTGCCCTGCGGGCCAGGGATTGTGTCCTTCCTCAGTTCAGCTGAAGAAGCTCTGTGGCTGAGGGTCCTCTCGCCCAGCTGCGGGGCCgcccacccagcccagcccagcacctTTGCATTCTGGGGCTGGAACCAGAAGGAGTGTTTTCACATCTTGCTGATCCGTCAAGGACCAGTGCTGTCCAGGGCCTTGTGAAGTAACCTTTATCTGGTGATCAATCTGTTGCTTACAAGAGAACACCTCAatgttaaatgcatttttctaCAAGTAGGCAAATAACCCTATCAATGTGCGGGGCAGCTTTTGTACTCCCGAATAGCTCGACACTCCTTATCTGTAATTAGCTCTGGTACCTGCACTCTCTCTGATGTCTAGTTGTGCCTCAAAACTTAACAGAggttggggcacgtgggtggctcagtcagttaagtgccctactcttgatttcggctcagatcccgatctcacagttcctgagatgggagtcccacactgggggagcctgcttgggattctttccctccctctggctctctgcccctcccctgcgctctctctcaaaataaacattttttaaaaattaacagttaaaaaaccaaactgggggcgcctgggtggctcagtcggttaagtgtcctactcttgatttcagctcaggtcacgatctcacggtggcTGGGACTGAACCCCGAGTCGGGCTGAGCTGAGcttggagtttgcttgggattctgtcttctctctgcccctccctgactcgtgctttctttctctcaaaatcaatcaatgaataaaaataaaaaatttaacagaGGTAAACTTCCTTTGTAACTTCATGTTTGAAATTGCTGTCTTCtcgggca from Acinonyx jubatus isolate Ajub_Pintada_27869175 chromosome D2, VMU_Ajub_asm_v1.0, whole genome shotgun sequence includes these protein-coding regions:
- the UTF1 gene encoding undifferentiated embryonic cell transcription factor 1; this translates as MLLRPRRPPPPAPPAPASPASPDPEPRPAGGAPGTPPRRPASPGALAAPASPASLGLPGSPVSPGSAQRTPWSARETELLLGTLLQPTVWRALLLDRRQALPTYRRVSAALARQQVRRTPAQCRRRYKFLKDKLRDAQGQPSGPFDAQIRELMGLLGDNGHRRGRRRSPGPGRPPRGRRAAAAAHLSSAGPDVPPPPATRDPDADPAWTLRFSPTPPKSADAPRAPGSPTAFSTVAAAPGRPEDHAPFRAAASPPPPALDPAREDPDSPSGRPENHAPPQSAPPSLNAALLQTLGHLGDIVAILGPLRDQLLTLNQHVEQLRGSFDQTVSLAVGFILGSAAAERGVLADPRD